The Pedosphaera parvula Ellin514 genome contains the following window.
TTCAGTGGTAGCATTGGCCTTCACTACGATGGAGATTTATACACCGGCAGAAAAACAAATATGCCGTGGCTTTGTGGCAGGAATTGCAATAAACCTTCAATTTGCCGGCAAAATAAAAAAGTCACCGGAAATTTAACTTCCCGATAACTTTGAAACTCCCGCTAAAGTTGGTAGCTCAGGACACCATTTTACGCCGGACCATTCCGAGGGCACCGAGTGACATTGAGGCCAATAACAGCGTGGAACCCGCATCAGGAACCGTTACCATGTCATTTACGTCACCACCCGAGGCAATGTTGATATTTTGGCCGCTGATGATTTCACCGTTCACCGCGCCCGGTGTGATCTGGATGGCAGCAGTGGGTGCCAGGATAATACCGTTCAACTCCGCTTCACCATGCGGATCGTTCAACCCGCCCGAAAACTGAACCGCCTGTGAACCGGTGATATTGAAGATCACATCGGCTGACGTGAGGCCGCCACTTAAAAGGATTTGCGCGCTGTTCAAGCTCAAAGCCCCGGAGATGTTGAATATAAAAATGTCGCTGGCACCGCCGTTCAAAATCAGTTTCGCGCCATTATTGAGCTGCAAACCGGTCAAATTATAAACGCCCGAACTAAGGGTTCCACCCGTGGAGACAGAGGTGATACCCACACCACCGCCGGACGAAGTCATCAACTTCAGGGCCGCCGATGCCGCCGTCGCGTCGGCAGAAGCCTGGTTTAGCGCAGCTTGCGAACCTGCATTTTGAATCACGCTGCCGGAAACATTTCCGGCTAATCCAGATGAACCTGCCAAAGTGCCGAGTTGAACATTCCCCGTGATTGGAAGGCTGCCACCGTCAGAAATATTGCCGGTGCCCGCCACGCCCACATTGCCGTTGATATGACCAGCGTTGGC
Protein-coding sequences here:
- a CDS encoding VPDSG-CTERM sorting domain-containing protein, with amino-acid sequence MKSNNKFAVGKLAVVLAGLGFVFTTRQAIATPISLGTAGPDNYAVLEIGNGNVSLANAANAGHINGNVGVAGTGNISDGGSLPITGNVQLGTLAGSSGLAGNVSGSVIQNAGSQAALNQASADATAASAALKLMTSSGGGVGITSVSTGGTLSSGVYNLTGLQLNNGAKLILNGGASDIFIFNISGALSLNSAQILLSGGLTSADVIFNITGSQAVQFSGGLNDPHGEAELNGIILAPTAAIQITPGAVNGEIISGQNINIASGGDVNDMVTVPDAGSTLLLASMSLGALGMVRRKMVS